Proteins from a single region of Synchiropus splendidus isolate RoL2022-P1 chromosome 3, RoL_Sspl_1.0, whole genome shotgun sequence:
- the LOC128755995 gene encoding tripartite motif-containing protein 29-like has product MKRQNLDVRPGTDPGSSSHSHMNKVYKWDASYWDSEGERNICQCPQCSQTFTPRPLLQKNVMLAELVEELKKTGSPAADLCYAGPEDVACDSCTGRKLKALKSCLVCLTSYYEQHLQPHLDAPAFRRHKLVQPSKQLQEILCPQHDEEKKMFCRTDQQVICHLCAVDQHKDHHIVSAAAERREREKEVDQSRVDVSLKLD; this is encoded by the exons ATGAAGAGGCAGAACTTGGATGTTCGACCAGGGACTGACCCAGGGTCATCCAGCCACAGTCACATGAACAAGGTTTACAAATGGGACGCAA GTTACTGGGActcagaaggtgagaggaacATCTGCCAGTGTCCTCAGTGCAGTCAGACCTTCACCCCGAGGCCTCTCCTGCAGAAGAACGTCATGTTAGCAGAgttagtggaggagctgaagaagactggATCCccagctgctgacctctgctatgCTGGACCTGAAGATGTGGCCTGTGACTCCTGCACTGGGAGGAAGCTGAAAGCCCTCAAGTCCTGTCTGGTGTGTCTGACCTCTTACTATGAGCAACACCTCCAGCCTCATCTAGATGCTCCGGCCTTCAGGAGACACAAGCTGGTCCAGCCGtccaagcagctccaggagaTCCTCTGCCCTCAACacgatgaggagaagaagatgttctgtcgtactgatcagcaggtcatctgtcacctctgtgctgtggaccaacacaaagaccaccacattgtctcggccgcagcagagagaagagagcgagagaaagaggtggATCAGAGTCGAGTGGATGTTAGTTTGAAACTGGACTGA
- the LOC128755994 gene encoding E3 ubiquitin/ISG15 ligase TRIM25-like: protein MEARAEVLSCSICLDLLKDPVTLNCGHSFCQVCVEGYWDSESERNIYQCPQCRQTFTSRPRLQKNVMLAELVEELKKTGLQAADLCYAGPEDVACDSCTGRKLKALKSCLVCLTSYCEQHLQPHLEAPAFRRHKLVQPSKQLQEILCPQHNEEKKMFCRTDQQVICHLCAVDQHKDHHIVSAAAERREREKEVDQSRGRIQQRIQERQEELKLLQQEQETIRDSADKAVKDSQETLQQLIQNLQRRMSDVEQQIRSRQETEAAGVRELHSPTVTWSFSRTGPHSQRSVKTRSPPGPTSVLTAALRKWQQPCQPAESDSRTF from the coding sequence ATGGAGGCCAGAGCTGAAGTTCTCTCCTGTTCCATCTGTCTGGATCTACTGAAGGATCCAGTCACTCTCAACTGTGGACACAGCTTCTGTCAGGTCTGTGTTGAAGGTTACTGGGACTCAGAAAGTGAGAGGAACATCTACCAGTGTCCTCAGTGCAGACAGACCTTCACCTCGAGGCCTCGCCTGCAGAAGAACGTCATGTTAGCAGAgttagtggaggagctgaagaagactggactccaagctgctgacctctgctatgCTGGACCTGAAGATGTGGCCTGTGACTCCTGCACTGGGAGGAAGCTGAAAGCCCTCAAGTCCTGTCTGGTGTGTCTGACCTCTTACTGTGAGCAACACCTCCAGCCTCATCTAGAAGCTCCGGCCTTCAGGAGACACAAGCTGGTCCAGCCGtccaagcagctccaggagaTCCTCTGCCCTCAACacaatgaggagaagaagatgttctgtcgtactgatcagcaggtcatctgtcacctctgtgctgtggaccaacacaaagaccaccacattgtctcagccgcagcagagagaagagagcgagagaaagaggtggatcagagtcgaggaaggatccagcagaggatccaggagagacaggaagagctgaagctgcttcagcaggagcaggagaccatcagagactctgctgataaagcagtgaaggacagtcaggagaccctccagcagctgatccagaacctccagagaagaatgtctgatgtggagcagcagatcagatccCGGCAGGAGACTGAAGCCGCTGGAGTGCGAGAACTTCACTCACCGACAGTCACTTGGTCTTTCTCCAGAACTGGTCCTCACTctcagaggtcagtgaagacacgctctcctccaggacccacgtccgtcctcactgctgctttgaggaagtggcagcagccgtgtcagccagcagagagcGACTCCAGGACCTTCTGA